ACTATGCAGGCAATTATGCAGATTTTCCTTGCTCGAAATAACGTACAAGCTGGTCCATATACTTTGGATCAACTCAATATTATGCTGACATCTGGTGAGGTATTATTAGATGATTTGGTATGGCATGAAGGCTTAGATAAGTGGCAGCGTGTTGGAGACTTGACATGTGACCAACCTCTTTATAGTCCTGCTAACATTCCTACGCCTAACGACTCTATCATTAATAATGTGACGGTATTCCCTGAAGACTCTGATACTAATAGTCGCGATGGCAAAAACGTGTCTCTTGATAGATTATATGGTAAGCCTGAACGCCCAAAAAGTAATACTGACAAGAATGCTAAAGGTGGCATGACGTCCAACCGTCATCATACGCCAAATAAAAATGTATCATTGAACAAACCTGGTACGACCAAACTTGCCAATAGTAAAGACAAAGTACTTGGCGATGTGGTCCTTGCACCTATTATGTCACGCGTATTGGCAACAGCACTTAATGGCCTATTATATATATTAGCGATTTTTCCGTTAGTACTAGCATTGACCAAAATGGATGTAGATTACTCAAAGTTCCAAGATATTCAGAATATGGATGCCGCTTATCAGTACTCGATGACACTCATGGAGAGCTTACCTAGCTCTACCTTAATGATGTCACAAGTTATGGTCTTTGGTCTATTCGCCCTACAACTGGTATTTATTACATTACGTGGACAGTCTCTTGGTAAATTAATTACCGGTATTCGCGTGGTCGATCAAACCACACACCGTATACCGTCGTTTATCAAACTTATCGGCATGCGTACATTGGTACTATTTATTATCTACAATTTATTGTTCTCATTCACGAGTTTCTTAGGATTTGTTGTCATTGCTGTTCATTATTATATGGTATCTAGAAGTCCTGAAAATATTGGTTGGCATGATAAGTTGGCTAAGACTTTAGTAGTAAAAGCTGATAGCAGTCAATTGGTCAAGCAACCAAAAATAAAGTAGCTAAAACACTTCGTTATTTAAAATCATATCTGTTTGCAAAAAGCAGCGCTTAGTCGTTGCTTTTTATTTATTAGCAGACGACTGTATTAACCTTTGTGTTAGTACACGACTACTGCTATAATACGGCGCTTTATAACCTAAGCTTACCTTCTCTATATGAGATTGAGTTTACCTTATAAATCTCCTTGCTATTAACATAGGGTTAATAGCTACTAATCCGTAAGGAGTCCAAATGAGACATTACGAGCTGGTGTTAATTGTACACCCAGACCAAAGCGACCAAGTGGTCGGCATGGTTGAACGCTATATCAAGTTGGTTCAAGACAATGGCGGTGTTATCCATCGTCTAGAAGATTGGGGCCGTCGTCAACTGGCTTACCCAATCAACAAGATTCACAAAGCTCATTACGTTCTTTTCAATATTGAGACTGACGGTGAGACTTTAGCTGAGCTTGAAGAATTATTCCGTTATAACGACGCGATCATTCGTAGCCTAGTTATGCGCCGTGACGACGCTATCACTGAAGAGTCGCAGTTAGCTAAGAATGCCGATGAAAAACGCGCACGCAAAGCAACTACTCGTCGTCCAGACAGTCGTGAAAACGATAATGACGACAACGACAACAGTGAAGACTAATTAAAGGAGAATACTCATGGCACGTTTCTATCGCCGTCGCAAATTCTGCCGTTTCACTGCTGAAGGCATCACTCACATCGATTATAAAGATGTTGAATTGCTAAAACAGTATATCAGTGATAATGGCAAGATTGTACCAAGCCGCATTACCGGTACATCTACTAAATATCAGCGTCAACTAGCGACTGCTATCAAGCAAGCTCGTTATTTATCGCTACTTCCATACACTGATAACCATCAGGGTTAACCGTTAACTTTAACTAGGAATGACTCATGCAAATTATTTTGTTACAGCGTATCGTCAACCTTGGTAAACTCGGTGAAACTGTCGATGTGAAACCAGGTTACGGTCGTAACTTTCTTATCCCTCAGGGCAAAGCACTACCTGCTACTAAAGCTAACATTGAAAAGTTCGAAGCACGTCGTGCTGAGCTTGAAGCTGAAGAAGCAAAAGAAATCAATGCCGCCAAAGAACGTGCTGACGCATTAACTGATGTTAATGTCATCATGCGCGCTAAATCAGGTGACGAAGGCAAACTATTCGGCTCTATCGGTACTCGTGATATCGCTGAAGCGTTAACTAACTCAGGCTTAGAAGTTGATCGCTCTGAAGTTAAACTTCCAGAAGGCGCTTTACGTCAAGTTGGCGAATATAACGTTGATATCCAATTGCATCATGACGTTACTGCTAGCATCTTAGTTACTATTCTTTCTGAAGATGGTGATAACGAAGATTCAGCCGAAGAAGATGAAGCACAAGACGAGAACGAAAACTATTCTGAAGAGTAATCCTTAGAACGTTTGAATCAAGTCTAAAGAAAGCCAGTAACTTAAAGTTGCTGGTTTTTTTTATGAATAATTATAGAGACTTAGAGACTTAGAGACTATTTCAGCATTACGCATTATATTAGAATACACTATAGAGTGAAGCTTATAAGATGCTTAACGAACAGATAGGTTAATTAGGTATAATATTTTTGCAATAAACTCAGACGTTATCTTATTTGTGTTATCAATGATAAGTATTTGTACGTAAAACTATTTGATATAGAAGTAATAGCCCATTACTATAAATAGTATAAATCTGTTTTTATATTCTTATGATAATGCCAAATAGTGAGATAAGCATCGCTTTAGCGTTATACGATTATTATGAATTAGAGTGTTCACATGACATTTTACTCAAAGCCAAATTATTCTGACCATCTGCATGAGTGGCTTAAGCGTGGTAGAAAC
The nucleotide sequence above comes from Psychrobacter sp. P2G3. Encoded proteins:
- a CDS encoding RDD family protein; the protein is MQAIMQIFLARNNVQAGPYTLDQLNIMLTSGEVLLDDLVWHEGLDKWQRVGDLTCDQPLYSPANIPTPNDSIINNVTVFPEDSDTNSRDGKNVSLDRLYGKPERPKSNTDKNAKGGMTSNRHHTPNKNVSLNKPGTTKLANSKDKVLGDVVLAPIMSRVLATALNGLLYILAIFPLVLALTKMDVDYSKFQDIQNMDAAYQYSMTLMESLPSSTLMMSQVMVFGLFALQLVFITLRGQSLGKLITGIRVVDQTTHRIPSFIKLIGMRTLVLFIIYNLLFSFTSFLGFVVIAVHYYMVSRSPENIGWHDKLAKTLVVKADSSQLVKQPKIK
- the rpsF gene encoding 30S ribosomal protein S6 gives rise to the protein MRHYELVLIVHPDQSDQVVGMVERYIKLVQDNGGVIHRLEDWGRRQLAYPINKIHKAHYVLFNIETDGETLAELEELFRYNDAIIRSLVMRRDDAITEESQLAKNADEKRARKATTRRPDSRENDNDDNDNSED
- the rplI gene encoding 50S ribosomal protein L9; this encodes MQIILLQRIVNLGKLGETVDVKPGYGRNFLIPQGKALPATKANIEKFEARRAELEAEEAKEINAAKERADALTDVNVIMRAKSGDEGKLFGSIGTRDIAEALTNSGLEVDRSEVKLPEGALRQVGEYNVDIQLHHDVTASILVTILSEDGDNEDSAEEDEAQDENENYSEE
- the rpsR gene encoding 30S ribosomal protein S18, with product MARFYRRRKFCRFTAEGITHIDYKDVELLKQYISDNGKIVPSRITGTSTKYQRQLATAIKQARYLSLLPYTDNHQG